TTTTAAATATTCCGTTTAATAAAAGAAAAGAAAAACTAAAAGAATTTATTTTGAAAGAGCCTTTAATAAATGAGATCGGAAAATTAAGTTTATATAGCGATATTGGCTTTATGCTTTTGCAGTGGATAATCGAAGAAATATCGATGATTCCATTAGATAAATTTGTCAAAGAAGCTATTTACAGCCCACTTGGGATTTTTGATTTATTTTATCAAAGATTTAACGAAAATTTAAATATTGATTCAGATAACAAAAATTTAAATTTTGCCGCAACAGAATTTTGTCCTTTAAGAAATATAATTATGGATGGTCTTGTTCACGATGAAAACGCCTATAGCATAGGAGGAGTAGCTGGACATTCAGGTATTTTTGGAACGGCTTCTGATTTACATAAACTTCTTTTAGAAATATTATCCTGCTATCATGGAAAAACAAGTAAAGTTTTCGATAAAAAAATTATTCACGAATTTTTATCAAAAGATTTTAAATTTGAAAGGACTCTTGGGTTTGATGTCCCTTCTAAATCTGGTTCAAGCAGTGGGAAATATTTTTTTCCCAAAACTGTAGGTCATTTAGGATTTACAGGAACTTCTTTTTGGATGGATTTAGAAAGATCAATCATAATCATTCTTTTAACAAATCGTGTTCATCCAAGCAGAGACAACAACAAAATAAAAGCATTCAGACCTATTT
The genomic region above belongs to Desulfobacterales bacterium and contains:
- a CDS encoding serine hydrolase, whose protein sequence is MEIISRAINEQVFPGAVVLVSKEGDIPIFEAYGEANIFSKSKMVKNTIFDMASLTKPIATTVSIMKLVQIGKLDINDRIENILNEFKSTEKDNITVKNLLNHTSGLPAHRPYYLNLLNIPFNKRKEKLKEFILKEPLINEIGKLSLYSDIGFMLLQWIIEEISMIPLDKFVKEAIYSPLGIFDLFYQRFNENLNIDSDNKNLNFAATEFCPLRNIIMDGLVHDENAYSIGGVAGHSGIFGTASDLHKLLLEILSCYHGKTSKVFDKKIIHEFLSKDFKFERTLGFDVPSKSGSSSGKYFFPKTVGHLGFTGTSFWMDLERSIIIILLTNRVHPSRDNNKIKAFRPIFHDYIMEFLSMKTR